From the Martelella mediterranea DSM 17316 genome, one window contains:
- a CDS encoding HAD-IIB family hydrolase, which yields MHIVFTDLDGTLLDHETYSFEPARPALELLKARGIPLVLASSKTEAEMRPIAAAIGIEHPMIVENGAGIVNMPDGEAEEDGVYDRLRAVLSSMDPDLRRHYQGFGDWSDAEVAERTGMSLESARLARTRRFSEPGLWSGGEDARATFAAILDAHGFQAVQGGRFFTLMPKTSKAEAMKKIARHFAETSDEPVFAVALGDAPNDAAMLEAADRGFIIANPAHAELPVSDREREGFIARSERTGPYGWNDMILQLLA from the coding sequence ATGCACATCGTCTTCACCGATCTCGACGGCACGCTCCTCGACCACGAGACCTATTCCTTCGAGCCAGCCCGACCGGCGCTGGAGCTCTTGAAGGCGCGGGGCATCCCGCTCGTTCTCGCAAGCTCCAAGACCGAGGCCGAGATGCGACCGATCGCCGCCGCGATCGGCATCGAGCACCCGATGATCGTGGAAAACGGCGCGGGCATCGTCAACATGCCCGATGGCGAAGCGGAGGAAGACGGTGTCTATGACAGGCTACGCGCGGTGCTGTCATCCATGGACCCGGATTTGCGCCGCCACTACCAGGGTTTCGGTGACTGGAGCGATGCCGAGGTCGCCGAGAGGACCGGCATGTCGCTCGAAAGCGCCCGCCTTGCCCGCACACGCCGTTTTTCCGAGCCCGGCCTCTGGTCCGGCGGCGAGGACGCGCGCGCGACCTTTGCCGCAATTCTCGACGCGCATGGGTTTCAGGCGGTCCAGGGCGGCCGGTTCTTCACGCTGATGCCGAAAACCTCGAAGGCCGAGGCCATGAAAAAGATCGCCCGCCACTTTGCGGAAACCTCGGATGAGCCGGTTTTCGCCGTGGCGCTTGGCGATGCGCCCAATGACGCGGCCATGCTGGAGGCCGCCGACAGGGGTTTCATCATCGCCAATCCCGCCCATGCCGAATTGCCGGTCTCGGATCGCGAGCGCGAAGGCTTCATCGCCCGGTCCGAGCGGACGGGCCCTTACGGCTGGAATGACATGATATTGCAATTATTGGCATAA
- a CDS encoding TrmH family RNA methyltransferase, with protein sequence MNKKHDRDGSAKDSHYAKLRRTHRDSKRARGDLPPAPPRQGKRGPAGPLPVADDEVLLYGLHTVRAAIENPARTLIALKITQNALARLTDGLELPADLPVEIVRPKEIDDILGEDAIHQGVMLKARTLPVRKLDALQDSPLLLVLDQVTDPHNVGAILRSAVAFAAGAVITTMRHSPAESGVLAKSASGALEYIPYIQITNLAKAVDELHAMGFTTVGLDSEGPAVLEESLRGDKIALVLGAEGKGLRQKTRETVTTLARLDMPGEIKSLNVSNASAIALYAARQFLARN encoded by the coding sequence ATGAACAAGAAACACGACCGCGACGGCTCCGCCAAAGACAGCCACTACGCCAAGCTCCGACGCACCCACCGCGACAGCAAGCGCGCGCGCGGCGACCTGCCCCCTGCCCCGCCCCGTCAGGGCAAGCGCGGCCCGGCCGGTCCGTTGCCGGTGGCGGACGACGAGGTGCTGCTTTACGGGCTGCACACCGTGCGCGCGGCAATCGAGAATCCGGCGCGCACGCTGATTGCGCTCAAGATCACTCAGAACGCGCTTGCCCGCCTGACGGACGGGCTGGAACTGCCGGCAGACCTTCCGGTGGAGATCGTCCGGCCGAAGGAGATCGACGACATTCTCGGCGAGGACGCGATCCATCAGGGCGTGATGCTGAAGGCGCGCACGCTGCCGGTCCGCAAGCTGGATGCGCTGCAGGACAGCCCGCTGCTCCTGGTGCTCGATCAGGTAACGGACCCGCACAATGTCGGCGCGATCCTGCGTTCCGCCGTCGCGTTTGCCGCCGGCGCGGTGATCACCACCATGCGCCACAGCCCGGCCGAATCCGGGGTGCTCGCCAAATCCGCTTCCGGCGCGCTGGAATATATTCCCTATATCCAGATCACCAATCTGGCCAAGGCGGTGGATGAACTCCACGCCATGGGCTTCACGACGGTCGGGCTCGATTCGGAGGGGCCCGCCGTGCTGGAAGAGAGCCTTCGCGGCGACAAGATCGCGCTGGTGCTCGGCGCGGAAGGCAAGGGGCTGCGCCAGAAGACCCGCGAGACAGTGACCACGCTGGCAAGGCTCGACATGCCCGGCGAGATCAAATCGCTCAATGTTTCCAATGCCTCGGCGATCGCGCTTTATGCGGCGCGGCAGTTTCTTGCCAGAAACTGA
- a CDS encoding GGDEF domain-containing protein encodes MQSLIVTGGLAILAGSFVLAWFTGGRQRYLMLFAIALLTVDAAFIGMFLRPYVPDNIALPFSNMAFIAAQLTFGESLLQRRGKSFGRTFIIGMFVLLSAVYVVLYLTSTIEIRTAGINIGLIVIFVVTLKHIWIRRDDTIHDKLIFWTFITLGLMHTIRTAGVFFNQDIANPQSVFWGFLQLYILLLAMILTLELLASHFVERLETANTLRDRDHLTGVLNRAGFERAVGAIYAGRTRVMVSLVLIDIDEFKAINDALGHPVGDAVLRRVGAVLIDQSRAGDIVGRIGGDEFAILAIDLGAEGAGALGERIRRRLDEDASAGQGRQLSARCSVGAATINIERGYETLYAAADAALYEAKRLGRNRVVSGAADSGRDTEQGAGRVVPFVSERRRTDI; translated from the coding sequence ATGCAGTCATTGATCGTGACGGGTGGGCTGGCGATTCTGGCGGGCAGCTTTGTCCTGGCCTGGTTTACCGGCGGCCGGCAGCGCTATCTGATGCTTTTCGCAATTGCGCTGCTAACGGTGGACGCGGCCTTCATAGGCATGTTTCTCCGTCCTTACGTGCCGGATAATATCGCCTTGCCGTTCAGCAATATGGCCTTCATCGCCGCCCAGCTCACCTTCGGGGAATCTCTGCTTCAGCGGCGCGGCAAGTCCTTCGGGCGGACTTTCATAATCGGCATGTTCGTCCTCCTCAGCGCGGTCTATGTCGTGCTCTACCTTACCTCGACGATCGAGATTCGCACCGCCGGCATCAATATCGGCCTGATCGTCATCTTCGTCGTCACCCTCAAGCATATCTGGATCCGTCGCGACGACACCATTCACGACAAGCTGATCTTCTGGACCTTCATAACCCTTGGGCTGATGCACACCATCCGCACGGCCGGCGTGTTCTTCAATCAGGATATCGCCAACCCGCAGTCGGTCTTCTGGGGCTTCCTGCAGCTCTATATCCTGCTTCTGGCGATGATCCTGACGCTCGAGCTGCTGGCGTCGCATTTCGTGGAACGACTTGAGACGGCAAACACGCTGAGGGATCGCGATCACCTTACCGGTGTCCTGAACCGGGCCGGCTTCGAGCGCGCGGTGGGCGCGATCTATGCCGGGCGGACGCGGGTGATGGTGAGCCTGGTGTTGATCGACATCGACGAGTTCAAGGCGATCAATGACGCGCTCGGCCATCCGGTGGGCGATGCGGTGCTCCGGCGCGTCGGCGCGGTGCTGATCGATCAGTCGCGCGCCGGCGACATCGTCGGGCGCATTGGCGGCGACGAGTTCGCGATCCTTGCCATCGACCTCGGGGCGGAGGGGGCCGGCGCGCTCGGCGAGCGCATTCGGCGGCGGCTCGACGAAGATGCCTCAGCCGGTCAGGGCCGGCAACTCTCCGCCCGCTGCAGCGTCGGCGCTGCGACCATCAACATCGAACGTGGCTACGAGACGCTCTATGCCGCCGCGGATGCAGCGCTTTACGAGGCCAAAAGGCTGGGCCGCAACCGTGTGGTGAGCGGTGCGGCCGACAGCGGCCGCGACACGGAGCAGGGCGCCGGACGCGTGGTGCCGTTCGTATCCGAGCGGCGGCGCACGGACATCTGA
- the tuf gene encoding elongation factor Tu — protein sequence MAKAKFERSKPHVNIGTIGHVDHGKTSLTAAITKYFGDFRAYDQIDAAPEEKARGITISTAHVEYETDKRHYAHVDCPGHADYVKNMITGAAQMDGAILVVSAADGPMPQTREHILLARQVGVPAIVVFLNKVDQVDDEELLELVEMEVRELLDSYEFPGDEIPIIKGSALAALEDSDKKIGEDAVRELMAAVDDYIPTPERPIDQPFLMPIEDVFSISGRGTVVTGRVERGIVKVGEEVEIVGIKDTQKTTVTGVEMFRKLLDQGQAGDNIGALIRGVQRDQVERGQILCKPGSVTPHTVFKAEAYILTKDEGGRHTPFFTNYRPQFYFRTTDVTGVVTLPEGTEMVMPGDNVTVDVELIVPIAMEEKLRFAIREGGRTVGAGIVASIIK from the coding sequence ATGGCAAAAGCAAAGTTTGAGCGGAGCAAGCCGCACGTAAACATCGGCACGATCGGCCACGTTGACCATGGCAAGACGTCGCTGACGGCAGCGATCACGAAGTATTTCGGCGATTTCCGCGCGTATGACCAGATCGACGCGGCTCCGGAAGAAAAGGCTCGCGGCATCACCATCTCGACCGCGCACGTCGAGTATGAGACCGACAAGCGTCACTACGCCCACGTCGACTGCCCCGGCCACGCCGACTATGTGAAGAACATGATCACCGGTGCTGCCCAGATGGACGGCGCGATCCTGGTCGTGTCCGCCGCCGACGGCCCGATGCCGCAGACCCGCGAGCACATCCTGCTTGCCCGTCAGGTTGGCGTTCCGGCGATCGTCGTGTTCCTGAACAAGGTCGACCAGGTCGATGACGAAGAGCTGCTCGAGCTCGTCGAAATGGAAGTCCGCGAACTGCTCGACTCTTACGAGTTCCCCGGCGACGAAATCCCGATCATCAAGGGTTCGGCTCTCGCCGCTCTCGAAGATTCGGACAAGAAGATCGGCGAAGACGCCGTTCGCGAACTGATGGCCGCCGTCGACGACTACATCCCGACGCCCGAGCGTCCGATCGACCAGCCCTTCCTGATGCCGATCGAAGACGTGTTCTCGATCTCGGGTCGCGGTACGGTTGTTACCGGTCGCGTCGAGCGCGGCATCGTCAAGGTTGGCGAGGAAGTCGAGATCGTCGGCATCAAGGACACCCAGAAGACGACGGTTACCGGCGTTGAGATGTTCCGCAAGCTGCTCGACCAGGGCCAGGCCGGCGACAATATCGGCGCGCTTATCCGCGGCGTTCAGCGCGATCAGGTCGAGCGCGGCCAGATCCTCTGCAAGCCCGGTTCGGTTACCCCGCACACCGTGTTCAAGGCAGAAGCCTACATTCTGACGAAGGACGAAGGCGGCCGTCATACGCCGTTCTTCACCAACTATCGTCCGCAGTTCTACTTCCGCACCACGGACGTGACCGGTGTTGTCACGCTGCCGGAAGGCACGGAAATGGTTATGCCGGGCGACAACGTCACGGTTGACGTCGAGCTGATCGTTCCGATCGCGATGGAAGAAAAGCTGCGCTTCGCGATCCGCGAAGGCGGCCGCACGGTTGGTGCAGGGATTGTTGCTTCGATCATCAAGTAA
- a CDS encoding helix-turn-helix transcriptional regulator codes for MNNRIQELRRARGWSQADLATRLEVSRQTVNALERGRYDPSLPLAFAIARLFELAIEDIFLP; via the coding sequence ATGAACAATCGTATCCAGGAGTTGCGGCGCGCCCGCGGCTGGTCGCAGGCGGATCTGGCCACGCGGCTTGAGGTATCCCGTCAGACCGTCAACGCGCTTGAGCGCGGACGTTACGATCCGAGCCTGCCGCTCGCCTTCGCGATTGCGCGCCTGTTCGAGCTCGCAATCGAGGACATATTCCTGCCGTAG
- a CDS encoding VOC family protein, with amino-acid sequence MARPVFINTLVFVSDMKRSLAFYCDLLGQTIAQDHGDFVQLENGLALHNGAALEATMFGSPVGERSRYGRGNLMLYFETDELEAMLARMPQETELIHPIETQAWGQKVFRCYDPDGHIVEVGEPM; translated from the coding sequence ATGGCAAGGCCGGTCTTCATCAATACGCTCGTCTTCGTTTCCGACATGAAACGGTCGCTCGCCTTCTATTGCGACCTGCTCGGCCAGACGATCGCGCAAGACCACGGCGATTTCGTCCAACTGGAAAACGGCCTCGCGCTCCACAACGGCGCTGCCCTCGAGGCGACCATGTTCGGCTCGCCGGTCGGCGAGCGAAGCCGCTACGGCCGCGGCAATCTCATGCTCTATTTCGAAACCGACGAACTTGAGGCGATGTTAGCGCGGATGCCACAAGAGACAGAGCTGATCCATCCCATCGAAACCCAGGCCTGGGGCCAGAAGGTGTTTCGCTGCTATGATCCGGACGGACACATTGTCGAGGTCGGGGAGCCGATGTGA
- a CDS encoding AEC family transporter, translated as MLIIFESVLPIFLVIAFGAVLKRVPLFSEAFWSGLNQLGYYVLFPALLVTTLARADFSSLDAGRIGWVALLAVAAITALSIALWPILKRTGLSRPAFTSVFQTTTRWNAFVALAIADKFAGLEGMAVISLMMTATIVPLNIINVLVLVLFSEGKTNIMVMVRNVVTNPLIIAALVSIIINVLGIPIYDPLYAGLDLMARAALGMGLLLVGAGLVISDALKPKPMVLLPTALKLILFPLVTYALATAFGITGMALTVMVLGASVPTAMNGYVLARQLGGDARLYSAVVTVQTVVSIITLPIALLLVGGG; from the coding sequence GATCTTTCTCGTCATCGCCTTCGGCGCGGTGTTGAAGCGCGTACCGCTGTTCAGCGAGGCGTTCTGGTCCGGCCTCAACCAGCTCGGCTACTACGTGCTGTTTCCCGCGCTGCTGGTCACCACGCTGGCGCGCGCGGACTTCTCGTCGCTCGATGCCGGACGGATCGGCTGGGTCGCGCTTCTGGCCGTCGCCGCGATAACCGCGCTTTCCATCGCGCTCTGGCCGATCCTGAAACGCACCGGCCTCAGCCGCCCGGCCTTTACCTCCGTGTTCCAGACGACAACGCGCTGGAATGCCTTTGTGGCGCTCGCGATCGCCGACAAGTTTGCTGGCCTCGAGGGCATGGCGGTGATCTCGCTGATGATGACGGCGACGATCGTTCCGCTCAACATCATCAATGTTCTCGTGCTGGTGCTGTTTTCGGAGGGAAAGACCAACATCATGGTGATGGTGCGCAATGTCGTCACCAATCCGCTGATTATCGCGGCACTCGTGTCGATCATCATCAATGTGCTGGGCATACCGATCTACGATCCGCTCTATGCCGGCCTCGACCTGATGGCCCGCGCGGCGCTCGGCATGGGCTTGCTTCTGGTCGGCGCGGGACTGGTGATTTCCGACGCGTTGAAGCCGAAGCCGATGGTGCTGCTGCCGACGGCGCTGAAGCTGATCCTGTTTCCGCTGGTCACCTACGCGCTTGCCACGGCCTTCGGCATCACCGGCATGGCGCTTACCGTCATGGTGCTCGGCGCCAGCGTGCCGACCGCCATGAACGGCTATGTGCTCGCCCGCCAGCTCGGCGGCGACGCGAGGCTTTATTCCGCGGTCGTGACGGTACAGACGGTGGTTTCGATCATAACGCTGCCGATTGCCCTGCTGCTCGTGGGCGGCGGCTGA